The following is a genomic window from Parabacteroides johnsonii DSM 18315.
CTGCCCGAAGGTGCTTTCGCCACTGTCTCGAACCATCCGATCGGATCTATAGACGGGATTATGCTGATCGATATATTTGCTTCACGTCGTCCGGATTTCAAAGTGATGGTAAACGGCGTATTGACTAAAATAGGGGCTATGGGAGATAATTTCGTATCTGTCAAGCCTGACTCTAATAATCAAGGAGCTAATCTGAAGAATATAAACGGGGTCCGTATATCCCTGCAACAGCTGAAAGAAGGGCATCCGATGGGTTTTTTTCCTGCCGGGGGAATCTCGATGTATAATAAGAAGACTAAGAAGATACAGGATTTACCCTGGACGCACAGCGTGATTCGTCTGATCCGGAAAGCCAAAGTGCCCGTGTATCCTGTTTATTTCGATTTCCTGAATTCCGGTTTTTTCTATTGGCTGGGTCGGATCGACTGGCGTATCCGTACGTTGCGCATACCGGCCGAGGCCTTTAATAAGCGCGGGCGTACAGTCGACGTTTACATCGGCGAGCCTGTTTCTCCAGAAGAAATCCAAAATATTGTCGATGACAAAGACCTGGCTGAGTTTTTATATCAACGGACGTACGCAGCTAAAAAATAACAAACCTGTATAGAAACCGCCTTCAGATTCGGTTAATTGGATTAAGATTTGTAATTTTGGCAGATAAAACTGAAATAATTACAGATAGTAGAAGAAATATGATAAAGGTTGATGTGCAGCAGATAAAACAGCGTTTTGGAATTATAGGCAATAATGCCGGGCTGAACCGGGCTATTGATGTTGCTCTACAGGTCGCTCCAACAGATTTGTCTGTGCTGATTACCGGTGAAAGTGGTGTCGGTAAAGAAACTTTTCCTCAGATTATACATCAGAACAGCCCGCGTAAACATGGACAATATATAGCAGTGAACTGTGGTGCCATTCCCGAAGGCACGATCGACTCGGAATTGTTTGGACATGAAAAAGGCTCTTTTACGGGAGCGTTGTCCGATCGTAAAGGCTATTTCGAGGTGGCGGATGGTGGGACGATCTTCCTGGATGAGGTGGGAGAGTTACCCACTCCTACACAGGCACGTTTGTTGCGTGTCTTGGAGACGGGAGAGTTTATCCGTGTCGGTTCATCCAAAGTCCAAAAGACAAATGTCCGTATTGTCGCGGCGACGAATGTCAATCTGACGCAGGCCGTAGCAGAAGGAAAATTCCGTGAAGATTTGTTTTACCGTCTGAGTACGGTGCCTATTCAGGTTCCTCCCCTGCGCGAGCGTGGTGAGGACATCATCTTGCTTTTCCGGAAATTTGCCAGCGATTGTGCGGAGAAATACCGGATGCCGCCGATCCGTTTGGATGAGGAAGCCCGTCAGTTGATGCTTTCCTATCGTTGGCCGGGAAATGTCAGGGAACTGAAAAACATAACGGAACGTATTTCTGTTATCGAGGAAAATCGGGATATCACCGCTTCCGTGCTTCGTCTGTATTTACCTGATCTGAATATCGAGAAATATCCGGTCCTAGTCAAGCAGGATTCCGACCAGAAGATATTCAACAGTGAACGAGAGATTCTGTATCAAGTACTGTTCGACATGAAGAAAGATGTCAACGAACTTAAGAAGTTGGTACACGACATTATGGGAGGCAAGATGCCTATCGAGGTGCCGGAAGAACCGACGGCTTATCCCCATCCGATCCATACCGTCCATCCGGTTCCTTCCATCCAGGAAGCTGAAGCAGTGGAAGAGGAAGAGAGTCTGTCATTGGAAGAAGTCGAGAAAGAGATGATCCGAAAGGCGTTGGAGAAACATAACGGTCGTCGTAAGAATGCCGCTGCCGATCTGAAGATATCGGAACGGACACTTTACAGAAAAATAAAAGAATATAATCTGGAATAAAAGATGTTGAAGAATAATAAGATATGGCTTTTCTGCTTAATCGGCCTGATAGTGACGGCTTGTTCGATCTCCTATAAGTTTAATGGTGCTTCTATCGATTATACGAAGGTCAAGACGATTACGATCAAGGATTTCCCGAACCAGGCTCCGTTAGTCTATCCACCCCTTTCTCAAAAATTTACGGAAGCACTGAAGGATATTTATATCCGTCAGACTCGCTTGCAGTTAGTAGGTAGCAACGGTGACTTGGACTTGGAAGGTGAAATTACCGGCTATGACCTGACCCCTATGGCTGTAAAAGAAGATGCTTATGCCTCACAGACCAAGTTGACAATTACGGTTCGGGTTCGTTATGCCAACCGGGTAAATCCGGATGAGGATTTCGAGCAGAGTTTCTCGGCATACCGTGAATTCGATGCGACTCAGATGTTGCAGCAGGTACAGGACCAGTTATCGGAGGAGATTATTGACGAGCTTGTCGATCAAATTTATAATGCAACGGTTGCCAACTGGTAAAAATGAAAGCTGCTGATCTATATCGACTGATGGAGAACCCGGCCCTGCTGACTGAGGATACACTTCCGCAGTTAAAGCAGATTGTCGATGAATTTCCGTATTTCCAGATTGCCCGGATGCTTTACCTGAAGAACTTGGCAGTCTTGAACGATATACGTTTTAGCGTAGAATTGAAGAAGATGTCAATCTATGTCCCTGACCGCAGGAAGTTGTTTACCCTGATAGAAGGTGAACGGTTCGGTTTGCAGTTACAGTCTGCGAAAGAGGAAAATCCAGCCCGTGAAGATGCTTTTTCACTGATCGATGCTTTTCTCTCCAATCGTGAGGAGGAAGAGCCGAAGGCGGATGCGTCTCTTCTGTTCCAACCGTCCGTTTCGTCAGATTACATCTATTGGTCACTGACGAAGGAAAACGGGCAAGTAGAGGAAAAAGAAGAGGAAGTCCGTTTGCAACATCACGATCTGATCGATTCTTTTATAAAAAATGAAGAGCAGCGTACTCCTGGTAGTGGTCTGAACCTGGATATGGAGACAACCGGAGCACCAGTTCCCGGAAATCTGGCGGAGTTGGAGGAGAGCCAGCATAAACCGCTGGATGATTCTTATTTTACAGAAACATTAGCTCATATTTATGTAAAGCAGAAGCGATATGAGAAAGCATTGCAAATAATTAAAAACTTAAACTTGAAATATCCAGAAAAAAATGTTTACTTTGCAGACCAAATCAGATTTCTGGAAAAGTTGATTATTAACACTAAAAAATAAAACAAAGATGTACGTATTTATTTCTATCTTAATCCTGATCGCATCTATACTATTGATCTTGATTGTATTGATTCAGAACTCAAAAGGTGGAGGTCTGGCTTCAGGATTCTCTTCTTCCAACCAAATTATGGGGGTACGCAAAACCACAGATTTTCTTGAAAAAGCAACCTGGACTCTTGCCGGTACTGTTGTTGTTTTAAGTATTGTGATTACTGCTTTTATTCCGAGAGCTCAGCACACGAATCAGTCTGAAATCAAAGAACAGATAAATAATGCTGTAACAATTGATCCGAATACAGTTGCTCCTGACTTTGGCACTGCCCAGCAGCCTGCAACAGCTCCTGTTTCTTCTGAAGAAGAAGCTCCGGCTAACTAATCGGAAACGGATTTTCGATATAATGGAGAGGCGTCCTGCAACAAGGATGTCTCTTTTTTTGTTTTATTTGATAGAATTATCGATAAGCGGATAGAAATAATTTATCATGGGCGATACATATTTCTTCGTATCTTTGTCACTACAGGCGGATAGGCTTGTCTTAAATCGTAAACAAATATGGACATGATTAATTTTGATGGACTGTTGATAGGTATTGCAACCTTTCTGATTATCGGGCTTTTTCATCCGGTTGTGGTAAAAGCGGAATATTATTGGGGCACGAAATGTTGGTGGATCTTTCTCGTTTTGGGAATAGTGGGAACTGTCGCTTCCCTGCTGATTGAAAGCGTTTTCGTCTCGGCTATTTGCGGCGTCTTTGCCTTTTCCTCTTTTTGGACGATAAAGGAAGTTTTCGAGCAGGAAGAGCGCGTCTTGAAAGGCTGGTTTCCTAAGAATCCCAAACGTACTTATCCGGAGCATAAGCCTTAATCGGGCTTTTTATGCTTAATCAGTATTTGAGCGTTGCCACCATAATAACCGGATTGTCATTTTCTTTCAAGTTCTCCAGAATTTTGACTAGTTGGTCACGCTTTTCAAGCAGAAGGATTTCCGATCGCTTCAACTCCTCTATATCGACCTGTTCCAGTAGGTCGAATGAGTTATAGGCGCAGAGCCATTGCTGGTCTGTTGTACTGGTAGGGTAGAAAGGAAGGCTGATAAGTCTTTTCCACATCTATACAAGCGTTTTTTTCTGAAACAACTATCATACTGTCATATGTAAGTTTACATAGCTATAAACCAATGTATTAAATTATGATAGTGCCTGTTTTTATTATCATTTATCTATCATATACTATCATAGATAAAATAATAAAAGGCTATATGTTAATTATTTGTTAAATATCGGATATACTTTGAGATCGATATCAAATATGTTAAAACCGCCCATCTTTTGGGGCAAAGATAAGCTACTTTTTTTTTTAAGCAACTTGAAAAACTTCTTTAGATCCGGGTGTAGGCAGGTGGGAAACCCGGGTGTGGGAGATGTGAATATCCGGGTCTTTGCGAAACCGGAACGGGGATGTTGAGCTGTTTATCTGCCTTGTTCGGTAGGATTTTATGCCCTGTTTCTGTTTTTATATAGAGAGGTGATATCTGATCGCGTTTTTGATGCGGAAGGTTACTCTGCCCAAAATATGAATCTATATTCATATTCAAATATTATCCGTACCTTTGTCTCGTTAAACATCATCAGTATGAAAACAAAAAAGAAAGATTCATTTATGGATTACATCAAAGCGAACCGAAAAGGAAGTAGGGAAGCGGAGATTGAGAATCATGGTCATCCGGTTAGTTTCAACCGAGTACATGTATCGAAAAAGGTTTATAACCGTAAAAGAGATAAGGCAGATGTCCGGAGGCATCTGCCTTATTGGTATTTTATCGTTTATTGCAATTAGTGCTGGTGGTTGTGCACAGGATATTTTTCCTTAAACCACTCGACTAATTTTCCGTCTTTGAAACTTAACAGGTAGTATCCTTCCGTGTTCTCAGTCATGGAAGCAGTC
Proteins encoded in this region:
- a CDS encoding lysophospholipid acyltransferase family protein, whose amino-acid sequence is MKESVVDIHDLQEAAPFFKSRFGTFVGKVLIKWLSIDKVNKAHAHNCHLRGAEFTTALLNDPLIDIKYNLRNAEVLDHLPEGAFATVSNHPIGSIDGIMLIDIFASRRPDFKVMVNGVLTKIGAMGDNFVSVKPDSNNQGANLKNINGVRISLQQLKEGHPMGFFPAGGISMYNKKTKKIQDLPWTHSVIRLIRKAKVPVYPVYFDFLNSGFFYWLGRIDWRIRTLRIPAEAFNKRGRTVDVYIGEPVSPEEIQNIVDDKDLAEFLYQRTYAAKK
- a CDS encoding sigma-54 interaction domain-containing protein, whose translation is MIKVDVQQIKQRFGIIGNNAGLNRAIDVALQVAPTDLSVLITGESGVGKETFPQIIHQNSPRKHGQYIAVNCGAIPEGTIDSELFGHEKGSFTGALSDRKGYFEVADGGTIFLDEVGELPTPTQARLLRVLETGEFIRVGSSKVQKTNVRIVAATNVNLTQAVAEGKFREDLFYRLSTVPIQVPPLRERGEDIILLFRKFASDCAEKYRMPPIRLDEEARQLMLSYRWPGNVRELKNITERISVIEENRDITASVLRLYLPDLNIEKYPVLVKQDSDQKIFNSEREILYQVLFDMKKDVNELKKLVHDIMGGKMPIEVPEEPTAYPHPIHTVHPVPSIQEAEAVEEEESLSLEEVEKEMIRKALEKHNGRRKNAAADLKISERTLYRKIKEYNLE
- the lptE gene encoding LptE family protein gives rise to the protein MLKNNKIWLFCLIGLIVTACSISYKFNGASIDYTKVKTITIKDFPNQAPLVYPPLSQKFTEALKDIYIRQTRLQLVGSNGDLDLEGEITGYDLTPMAVKEDAYASQTKLTITVRVRYANRVNPDEDFEQSFSAYREFDATQMLQQVQDQLSEEIIDELVDQIYNATVANW
- the secG gene encoding preprotein translocase subunit SecG, translated to MYVFISILILIASILLILIVLIQNSKGGGLASGFSSSNQIMGVRKTTDFLEKATWTLAGTVVVLSIVITAFIPRAQHTNQSEIKEQINNAVTIDPNTVAPDFGTAQQPATAPVSSEEEAPAN
- a CDS encoding DUF4491 family protein, which encodes MDMINFDGLLIGIATFLIIGLFHPVVVKAEYYWGTKCWWIFLVLGIVGTVASLLIESVFVSAICGVFAFSSFWTIKEVFEQEERVLKGWFPKNPKRTYPEHKP